One Candidatus Methylomirabilota bacterium genomic window, CTACTACGTCGAGCCTGGCTTCTATTTCGGCGTGCCGATGTCGAACTTCGTGGGCTGGGTTGTCGTCGGCTGGGTCATCGTGGGCGGCTGGCTCTGGATGGCGGGACGCTCACCGCGCCTGGGCTCGCCTCGGGCTGGAACGGCCCTGTACTATGGCATCGTGGTCTTCAACCTGGGCATCACGGCCTGGACGGGCGAGGGTAAGCTCTTGGGCATTGGAATCCTCCTCCATGTGGCCGTCATCATGGTACTCTACCGCCTGAACGCCATCTCGGCCGTCCGGGGTTGGGCAGTGGGCTCCCGCGGGGCAGCCCAGGCTACCGTCACCACCGTGACAGACGAAGGGGGTTCTTGAGTCGATGAGCGTCCCGATTTCCCAGATGGCCACGGTTACGGGGTATGTCGTCAAGCAGAAGCTCCGGGGCCGCACGCGATATCCCCTCGTGCTGATGCTCGAGCCCCTCTTCCGGTGCAACCTCGCGTGCGCCGGCTGCGGCAAGATCCAGTACCCTGCGCAGATCCTCAAGAAGCATCTCACCGTCGAGCAATGTCTGCGGGCCGTGGAAGAGTGCGGCGCGCCCATCGTGAGCATTCCGGGGGGCGAGCCCCTCATGTATCCCGACATCGACAAGCTGGTCGTCGAGCTCGTCAAGCGCCGGAAGTACATTTACCTCTGCACCAACGCCATCCTCCTCAAGGAGAAGCTCGATCTCTTCACCCCGTCCAAGTACCTGACCTTCAGCGTGCACATGGACGGCCTGCGCGAGGAGCACGACGATGCGGTGTGCCGCGACGGCGTCTTCGATCAGGCGGTGGACGGGATCAAAGCGGCCCTCCAGCGCGGCTTCCGGGTGACCACGAACACCACGCTCTTCGACGGCACCTCGCCCCTCCGGATGCGCGAGTTCTTTGACGAGATGATGACGCTCGGGGTGGAGGGGATGATGCTCTCGCCCGGGTACAGCTATTCCAAGGCGCCGGACCAGGAGCATTTCCTCCGGGAGTCCCGCACCCACCAGCTCTTCAGCGAGATGCTCTCGAATCCGAAGCGGCGCTGGAAGTTCAACCAGTCTCCGCTCTTCCTGCGCTTCCTCATGGGCAAGAAGGATTACGAGTGCACGCCCTGGGGCAATCCCACGTTTAACATGTTCGGCTGGCAGCGCCCGTGCTACCTCCTCCAGGAAGGCTATGCCGCGAGCTTCCAGGAGCTGATGGACAACACACGGTGGGAGAACTACGGCAAGAAGAGCGGAAACGACAAGTGCCGCGACTGCATGGTCCACTGCGGATACGAGGCAACGGCCGTCGACCACACGTTCAGCTCCTGGAAGGGTTTCGCGGAGACGGTGGCCGTCACCCTCACGGGCAAGCTGTAATCGCGATGAGTCTGGAAGGCTGGGCCCCGCAGATCAACGACTACACGTCCCTCAGCGAGGTGGTGGACTACGCCTTCGACTACCGGGGCAATACCACCATCGTGAAGCGGGACGGCAGCGAGCTCGTGGGCTATATCTTCAACCGCAACGCCGACGTGCCCGAGCCCTTCATCCAGTTCTTCGACGAGCAGGGCGAGGGCCCCTTCACTCTTCCCTACGCCGACATTGCCACCATCAAGTTCACCGGCAAGGACACCGCCGCCGGCAATAGCTGGAAGGCCTGGGTCGAGCGCAAGGAGAAGGAAAAGGCGCTCAAGGCGGCGGCCGCCGGGGCCGGCCCGCTTGGGCGCGATCCTCGTCCTCACGGCGGTTGAGCTCGAGGCCCGGGCGCTCGCCCGGGCGCTTCGGCTGCCGCGCCTCACGTCCTTCTCGTTCCCCGCCTTCGGGGATGCTCATCTTCGCCTCGCCCCCGTCGGTCTCGCGGCCCGCCTTCTCTCCGCGCGCTTCCCGGCCATGGTCGAGGGACTCGATCATCCTCTGGTGATCTCCGCGGGCGTCTGCGGCGCTCTCCACCCGGATGTAACCTGCGGTTTCCTCGTCCTGCCCGAGACGGTGATCGGCACGCTCGGAGAGCGATACCCGGCCACGGCCGCCCACCATCGTCGACACGCCGCCGCCTTCGCGAGCGCGGGGATGCGCTTCTCCACGGGCACGCTGGTGACCGTGCCGGAGGTGGCCGCGACGCCCGAGGCCAAGGCCAAGCTGCGGGCGGCGACAGGTGCCGTGGCCGTCGACATGGAATCCTCGCTCATCCTCCGGGCCGCCTTGGAGGCGGGCTGCCCTGGCCTCGTCCTCCGTGGGGTGTCCGACGACGCGAGCGACGGCCTGCCCCCCGAGCTCGCCGCGCTCCTCACGGCGGAGGGACGGGTGCTCAAGGCTCGCGCGGCGGAGGCCGTGCTGAGACATCCGGCGATATTGCCG contains:
- the hpnH gene encoding adenosyl-hopene transferase HpnH, with the protein product MSVPISQMATVTGYVVKQKLRGRTRYPLVLMLEPLFRCNLACAGCGKIQYPAQILKKHLTVEQCLRAVEECGAPIVSIPGGEPLMYPDIDKLVVELVKRRKYIYLCTNAILLKEKLDLFTPSKYLTFSVHMDGLREEHDDAVCRDGVFDQAVDGIKAALQRGFRVTTNTTLFDGTSPLRMREFFDEMMTLGVEGMMLSPGYSYSKAPDQEHFLRESRTHQLFSEMLSNPKRRWKFNQSPLFLRFLMGKKDYECTPWGNPTFNMFGWQRPCYLLQEGYAASFQELMDNTRWENYGKKSGNDKCRDCMVHCGYEATAVDHTFSSWKGFAETVAVTLTGKL